The following proteins come from a genomic window of Sphaerisporangium rubeum:
- a CDS encoding NAD(P)/FAD-dependent oxidoreductase, with product MVEHVVVIGAGVYGAAVSAALTRRGARVTVVDGGVPAGGTSGATFSWINSCGKQPRSYHDLSVAGMAAHRRLAADVPHGDWYHEGGNLEWAGDDAGRDELRAKVAGLLGYGYEARWLSRAEALGLEPDMDPAGLPDGEIAYFPREGWIEPVRLVAHLLSSAVTGGAEPVTHDAVTELEVTAGAVRAVRLASGRRLLADAVVNCAGPRAAALAALAGLVLPMRNTPGVLIVSSPVAVSIARVVHAPHVHLRPDGGGRVLLHTHEIDGAASGTGEAGVDPAAVAEVVEAGRALYPGLRAATVESVRVGQRPIPGDGLPVLGRVAELPNFHFAVSHSGATLSVHAGDLVAGEVLGEDHDDALAAFRFERPALAAR from the coding sequence ATGGTCGAGCATGTGGTCGTCATCGGTGCCGGTGTCTACGGTGCGGCGGTGAGCGCCGCGCTCACGCGGCGGGGGGCTCGGGTCACGGTCGTGGACGGTGGTGTGCCGGCGGGAGGCACGTCGGGTGCGACGTTCTCGTGGATCAATTCCTGCGGCAAGCAGCCGCGGTCGTACCACGATCTCAGCGTCGCGGGTATGGCGGCTCATCGCCGGCTGGCCGCCGACGTGCCGCACGGCGACTGGTACCACGAGGGTGGCAATCTCGAATGGGCCGGCGACGACGCCGGACGTGACGAGCTACGCGCGAAGGTCGCGGGTCTCCTCGGCTACGGATACGAGGCGCGGTGGCTCAGCCGAGCGGAAGCGCTGGGGCTGGAGCCCGACATGGACCCCGCCGGGTTGCCGGACGGCGAGATCGCCTACTTCCCGCGCGAAGGCTGGATCGAGCCGGTACGCCTGGTCGCGCACCTGCTGTCGAGCGCGGTGACCGGTGGGGCCGAGCCGGTGACGCACGACGCCGTCACCGAGCTGGAGGTGACGGCGGGTGCGGTGCGCGCCGTGCGGCTCGCCTCCGGACGGCGGCTCCTCGCGGACGCGGTCGTGAACTGTGCGGGACCCCGGGCCGCCGCGCTCGCCGCGCTCGCCGGGCTGGTCCTGCCCATGCGCAACACCCCTGGTGTGCTCATCGTCTCCTCGCCGGTCGCGGTGTCGATCGCGCGCGTCGTCCATGCGCCTCACGTCCACCTGCGGCCGGACGGCGGCGGACGGGTGCTGCTGCACACCCATGAGATCGACGGCGCGGCGTCCGGCACCGGTGAGGCCGGCGTGGACCCAGCGGCCGTCGCCGAGGTGGTCGAGGCCGGTCGTGCGCTGTACCCGGGGCTGCGGGCCGCGACCGTGGAGAGCGTCCGGGTCGGTCAGCGGCCCATCCCCGGCGACGGCCTTCCGGTGCTCGGCCGGGTCGCCGAGTTGCCGAACTTCCACTTCGCGGTCTCGCACAGCGGCGCGACGCTCAGCGTGCACGCCGGTGACCTGGTCGCCGGCGAGGTACTCGGCGAGGACCACGACGACGCGCTGGCGGCCTTCCGGTTCGAACGGCCGGCACTGGCGGCCCGGTGA
- a CDS encoding ABC transporter substrate-binding protein, with translation MSMKKPLAAVAAVAVASALAACSSPQAGGGGGGDASNCTNKITKTNLPAVTMWGWYPNMQLVVDNFNKRNNEVQVCWTNVGQGGDEYQKFQTAISAGTGAPDVVMVEMDRIPTFQIQNALVDIKKYGFDAVKANYSEGAWKDVSVGDAVYGVPVDGGPVAMIYRTDVFDKYKITPPKTWAEYEQAAQKVKDAGGPLFGDLGSNVSALTMALQIQKGAAPFTYDPAQPKAIGVKLNDQASKDVLDYWGNLARKGLVGTQDQFTPEYIAGVINGKYATYISAAWAPGYLTGAGVGKGEDTGKFAVAPLPQWDPANPVQVNWGGSAFSVTSQAKNPELAAKVAYGLYADPESLADGWTNQIIFPLNLTVLKSSEFVDAKVAFFHGQQANKEVYVPAADAYKGVTYSPFGQYYFDAMTKQVSAIIGGSVTGAQAADNLQRDVAAYAKEQGFTVQ, from the coding sequence ATGTCCATGAAGAAACCGCTCGCCGCGGTGGCCGCGGTGGCCGTCGCGAGCGCACTCGCCGCCTGCTCCTCCCCTCAGGCGGGAGGCGGCGGCGGAGGCGACGCGAGCAACTGCACGAACAAGATCACCAAGACGAACCTGCCGGCCGTGACGATGTGGGGCTGGTACCCCAACATGCAGCTCGTGGTCGACAACTTCAACAAGCGGAACAACGAGGTGCAGGTCTGCTGGACCAACGTCGGCCAGGGCGGTGACGAGTACCAGAAGTTCCAGACGGCCATCTCGGCAGGCACCGGCGCACCCGACGTGGTCATGGTCGAGATGGACCGGATCCCGACCTTCCAGATCCAGAACGCGCTCGTCGACATCAAGAAGTACGGCTTCGACGCCGTCAAGGCCAACTACAGCGAAGGCGCGTGGAAGGACGTCTCGGTCGGCGACGCGGTCTACGGCGTGCCGGTCGACGGCGGCCCGGTGGCGATGATCTACCGCACGGACGTCTTCGACAAGTACAAGATCACCCCGCCGAAGACGTGGGCCGAGTACGAGCAGGCCGCGCAGAAGGTCAAGGACGCCGGCGGCCCGCTGTTCGGCGACCTCGGCTCCAACGTGTCGGCCCTCACGATGGCGCTGCAGATCCAGAAAGGCGCGGCCCCCTTCACGTACGACCCGGCGCAGCCGAAGGCGATCGGTGTCAAGCTGAACGACCAGGCGTCCAAGGACGTGCTCGACTACTGGGGGAACCTCGCGCGCAAGGGCCTGGTCGGCACGCAGGACCAGTTCACCCCCGAGTACATCGCCGGCGTGATCAACGGCAAGTACGCCACCTACATCTCGGCGGCCTGGGCCCCCGGCTACCTCACCGGCGCCGGCGTCGGCAAAGGTGAGGACACCGGCAAGTTCGCGGTGGCGCCGCTGCCGCAGTGGGACCCCGCCAACCCCGTGCAGGTGAACTGGGGCGGATCGGCGTTCTCGGTGACGAGCCAGGCCAAGAACCCCGAACTCGCGGCGAAGGTCGCGTACGGCCTGTACGCCGACCCCGAGTCGCTCGCCGACGGCTGGACCAACCAGATCATCTTCCCGCTGAACCTGACGGTGCTGAAGTCCTCGGAGTTCGTCGACGCCAAGGTGGCCTTCTTCCATGGCCAGCAGGCGAACAAGGAGGTCTACGTCCCCGCGGCGGACGCCTACAAGGGGGTCACCTACAGCCCGTTCGGCCAGTACTACTTCGACGCCATGACCAAGCAGGTCAGCGCGATCATCGGTGGCTCGGTCACCGGCGCGCAGGCCGCCGACAACCTCCAGCGGGACGTGGCGGCGTACGCCAAGGAGCAAGGGTTCACCGTCCAGTGA
- a CDS encoding amidohydrolase family protein, translated as MTITRTIVLHGCDLVDGTGTKPRHGVDIVVAGGDVREVVPSRPADVYGTVDEIVDAAGMLAIPGLINNHTHGTAYGPLFPSGHVGLPHEQVLANLDRHLLEGTTTVLCVDGFVTAEALARTDEAHPVNVRLASCNTPACLAAATVADGGGLTEANRVFTARHAVRDGAVALGEIGSGHTLGGGGASYMYIPAEVERRTGVRITPRQANGLKIAVLGRHISEKAFGRDRVDEALASAGLTGSLSIEDTCEIVRGVVLPAFDIALRGLAEAAAQAREAGVPVLVHNAAASIAQVASIAATDVTLIAGHSNHSSFELREAVGHAVRLKEMGVIVDVSTLDTFGARRLTTGPELLYAMFSAGVVDTISTDYAGGHHDPILLAIGRSVKAGVVRLPAAVAMATANVADAIPGLAPRRGRVVPGTVADLVLTDPAELHHVDMVMVSGEIVVRAGRRVVARPAPEAAEGAGDRW; from the coding sequence GTGACGATCACGCGCACGATCGTCCTGCACGGCTGTGACCTGGTCGACGGCACCGGCACGAAGCCACGGCACGGGGTGGACATCGTCGTCGCGGGAGGTGACGTCCGCGAGGTCGTTCCCTCGCGACCGGCTGACGTCTACGGCACGGTGGACGAGATCGTGGACGCGGCCGGCATGCTGGCGATCCCCGGGCTGATCAACAACCACACGCACGGCACGGCGTACGGGCCGCTGTTCCCCAGCGGACACGTGGGCCTGCCGCACGAGCAGGTCCTCGCCAACCTCGACCGGCACCTGCTTGAGGGGACGACCACGGTGCTGTGCGTGGACGGTTTCGTCACCGCCGAGGCGCTCGCGCGCACCGATGAGGCGCACCCGGTCAACGTCAGGCTCGCCTCGTGCAACACCCCGGCGTGCCTGGCGGCGGCGACCGTCGCCGACGGCGGTGGCCTCACGGAAGCGAACCGTGTGTTCACCGCACGGCACGCGGTACGCGACGGCGCGGTGGCGCTCGGCGAGATCGGGTCGGGGCACACGCTCGGCGGAGGCGGGGCCAGCTACATGTACATCCCGGCGGAGGTCGAGAGACGTACCGGCGTGCGGATCACACCCCGGCAGGCGAACGGGCTGAAGATCGCGGTGCTGGGCCGGCACATCTCGGAGAAGGCGTTCGGCCGGGACCGGGTCGATGAGGCACTGGCGAGCGCGGGGCTGACCGGCAGCCTTTCGATCGAGGACACCTGTGAGATCGTACGCGGCGTCGTGCTGCCGGCCTTCGACATCGCCCTGCGCGGGCTCGCCGAGGCGGCAGCGCAGGCTCGCGAGGCCGGTGTCCCGGTGCTCGTGCACAACGCGGCGGCGTCGATAGCCCAGGTCGCGTCCATCGCGGCGACGGACGTGACCCTGATCGCCGGCCACTCCAACCATTCGAGCTTCGAGCTCCGCGAGGCGGTCGGGCACGCCGTACGGCTCAAGGAGATGGGGGTGATCGTGGACGTCTCCACGCTGGACACCTTCGGGGCCCGGCGGCTCACGACGGGGCCGGAGCTGCTGTACGCGATGTTCTCCGCGGGGGTGGTCGACACCATCTCGACCGACTACGCGGGTGGCCACCACGACCCGATCCTGCTGGCGATCGGCCGGTCCGTGAAGGCGGGTGTGGTGCGCCTGCCTGCGGCGGTCGCGATGGCGACCGCCAACGTCGCCGACGCCATCCCCGGCCTGGCGCCGCGGCGTGGCCGTGTCGTGCCGGGGACGGTCGCCGACCTCGTGCTGACGGATCCCGCGGAGCTGCACCATGTGGACATGGTCATGGTCAGTGGCGAGATCGTCGTGAGAGCCGGCCGGCGTGTGGTCGCCAGGCCGGCGCCGGAGGCGGCGGAGGGAGCAGGAGATCGATGGTGA
- a CDS encoding carbohydrate ABC transporter permease: MTPLSRTAGRPGTRRHLPVQIFLGFLVVYFLVPFWWVVVNSSKDAPGLFGGGNTLWFTGSIDYFGNLERLFTHDGGIYGRWILNSTLYALAGGIGATVLAVLAGYGFARYRFAGRRFAFSVMLGALMVPATALVIPTFIMFSGLGLTNTIWSVILPSLLNPFGVYLMHIYARDAVPGEILDAARVDGAGELRTFLQVAFPLMRPAVVTVLLLSAVASWNNYFLPLAMLSDNRLFPVTVGLGVWQGIASANNSGSTSLWSLIILGSLVSVIPLIIAFFTFQRHWRGGLSAGGLR, encoded by the coding sequence ATGACCCCCCTGTCCCGCACCGCCGGCCGTCCGGGGACGCGGCGCCACCTCCCGGTGCAGATCTTCCTGGGCTTCCTGGTCGTGTACTTCCTCGTGCCGTTCTGGTGGGTCGTCGTCAACAGCTCCAAGGACGCACCCGGTCTCTTCGGCGGCGGCAACACCCTGTGGTTCACCGGCAGCATCGACTACTTCGGCAACCTGGAACGCCTGTTCACCCACGACGGCGGCATCTACGGCAGGTGGATTCTCAACTCCACGCTGTACGCACTGGCCGGGGGGATCGGCGCCACGGTCCTCGCCGTGCTCGCCGGCTACGGCTTCGCCAGATACCGCTTCGCCGGCCGCCGCTTCGCCTTCTCCGTCATGCTCGGCGCACTGATGGTCCCCGCGACCGCACTGGTCATCCCCACCTTCATCATGTTCTCGGGCCTCGGCCTCACCAACACGATCTGGTCGGTGATCCTCCCCTCACTGCTCAACCCCTTCGGCGTCTACCTGATGCACATCTACGCGCGCGACGCCGTCCCCGGCGAGATCCTCGACGCCGCCAGAGTGGACGGCGCCGGCGAACTGCGCACCTTCCTCCAGGTCGCCTTCCCCCTGATGCGTCCCGCCGTGGTGACCGTCCTTCTCCTGTCCGCCGTCGCGTCCTGGAACAACTACTTCCTGCCCCTCGCCATGCTCTCCGACAACCGCCTGTTCCCCGTCACCGTCGGCCTCGGCGTCTGGCAGGGCATCGCCTCGGCCAACAACTCCGGCAGCACCTCCCTGTGGAGCCTCATCATCCTCGGCTCCCTCGTCTCGGTCATCCCCTTGATCATCGCCTTCTTCACCTTCCAGCGCCACTGGCGCGGCGGCCTGTCCGCCGGCGGCCTGCGATAA
- a CDS encoding carbohydrate ABC transporter permease: MTLLTEKTEQRTEDTTHKAHGKARLREHLMGWLFVGPFGIVFLAFLIAPLAYALYLSLFQKKLIGGTSFVLLDNYAKAFTDPSFLSGAWFVIRFSLVAIPVQILVALATALILDAVTTLFTRFSRLMIFLPYAIPTVIGAVMWGFLYSKSFGPLTDVFGLFGAAAPDFFSSDLIFYGLVNVVTWQWAGYYMIIIYAALQGIDPALYEAARMDGAGRWQIALRVKIPLITPALLLILVFSLIGTLQFFNEPQILRYLAAGTIGPDFTPNMYAYQQAFKLANFNYGSAISFALGGVVFVCVYAFLFLTRKRRSFLR, translated from the coding sequence ATGACACTCCTGACAGAGAAGACCGAGCAGCGCACCGAGGACACGACACACAAGGCGCACGGCAAGGCGCGCCTGCGTGAGCACCTGATGGGGTGGCTCTTCGTCGGGCCGTTCGGGATCGTCTTCCTCGCGTTCCTCATCGCGCCGCTCGCCTACGCGCTGTACCTCAGCCTGTTCCAGAAGAAACTGATCGGCGGCACCAGCTTCGTCCTCCTCGACAACTACGCCAAGGCGTTCACCGACCCGAGCTTCCTGTCCGGCGCCTGGTTCGTCATCCGCTTCTCGCTGGTCGCCATCCCCGTCCAGATCCTCGTCGCGCTGGCGACCGCTCTGATCCTGGACGCCGTGACGACCCTGTTCACCCGCTTCTCCCGCCTCATGATCTTCCTGCCGTACGCGATCCCCACGGTCATCGGCGCGGTCATGTGGGGCTTTCTGTACAGCAAGAGCTTCGGGCCGCTCACCGACGTCTTCGGGCTGTTCGGCGCCGCCGCTCCGGACTTCTTCAGCAGCGACCTGATCTTCTACGGCCTGGTCAACGTCGTCACCTGGCAGTGGGCCGGCTACTACATGATCATCATCTACGCGGCGCTCCAGGGCATCGACCCGGCGCTCTACGAGGCGGCGCGCATGGACGGCGCCGGCCGATGGCAGATCGCGCTGCGCGTCAAGATCCCGCTGATCACCCCGGCGCTGCTGCTGATCCTCGTCTTCTCGCTGATCGGCACGCTGCAGTTCTTCAACGAGCCGCAGATCCTGCGCTACCTCGCGGCCGGCACGATCGGCCCGGACTTCACCCCGAACATGTACGCCTACCAGCAGGCGTTCAAGCTCGCCAACTTCAACTACGGATCGGCCATCTCCTTCGCGCTCGGCGGCGTCGTGTTCGTCTGCGTCTACGCCTTCCTGTTCCTCACCCGCAAGCGGAGGAGCTTCCTTCGATGA
- a CDS encoding LacI family DNA-binding transcriptional regulator encodes MVRRTTIGDVAADAGVSTATVSRVLNGGAVTEATATRVWDAVARLEYTPNALTKGVFAGRSSTIGIVIRDLSSPFYLDLIRGADEVAAANDSHVMLANTFRRADREIVQVRTMDEQRVRGLIVTTGEATDDRTRRMAGNGTPCVIIARSVPDPPPGMHSITLDDIEAGRLMAVHLAGCGRSSVGVVASGRRTSQRKRTAGLRQALTDWGLPLPEDAVMTAETEDEVNAAVGTLLTRGRDRGKPLDAIVCTTGRLTVAVHTALTTRGIAVPGDIAFITMDDFPWATALGITVVAQPSYQMGRTAAGLVVDQPGGPVELVFAPTLVARTSCGEHHPST; translated from the coding sequence ATGGTGAGGCGAACCACCATCGGGGACGTCGCCGCCGACGCCGGAGTGTCCACGGCGACGGTCTCCCGCGTGCTCAACGGCGGCGCCGTCACCGAGGCGACAGCCACCCGGGTGTGGGACGCGGTCGCTCGTCTCGAGTACACCCCGAACGCGCTCACCAAGGGGGTCTTCGCCGGACGTTCCAGCACGATCGGCATCGTCATCCGCGACCTGAGCAGCCCGTTCTACCTGGACCTGATCCGCGGCGCCGACGAGGTGGCGGCGGCGAACGACAGCCACGTCATGCTCGCCAACACGTTCCGCCGCGCCGACCGCGAGATCGTCCAGGTGCGGACCATGGACGAGCAGCGAGTGCGCGGCCTGATCGTGACGACCGGTGAGGCGACCGACGACCGGACACGCCGGATGGCCGGGAACGGCACCCCCTGTGTGATCATCGCGCGCTCCGTCCCGGACCCGCCTCCCGGCATGCACTCGATCACCCTGGATGACATCGAGGCCGGACGGCTGATGGCCGTCCACCTGGCCGGGTGCGGACGGTCGTCCGTCGGTGTCGTCGCCTCGGGACGCCGCACGTCTCAGCGCAAGCGCACGGCGGGCCTGAGACAGGCCCTCACGGACTGGGGGCTGCCCCTCCCCGAGGACGCGGTGATGACCGCCGAGACCGAGGACGAGGTGAACGCCGCTGTCGGCACGCTGCTCACCCGCGGCCGGGACCGCGGCAAGCCGCTGGACGCGATCGTCTGCACCACCGGACGGCTCACCGTCGCGGTCCACACGGCCCTCACCACTCGTGGCATCGCCGTCCCCGGCGACATCGCGTTCATCACCATGGACGACTTCCCGTGGGCCACCGCGCTCGGCATCACCGTGGTCGCTCAGCCGTCCTACCAGATGGGCCGGACTGCGGCCGGACTCGTCGTCGACCAGCCCGGCGGGCCGGTCGAGCTGGTCTTCGCGCCTACGCTGGTCGCCCGCACCTCGTGCGGGGAGCACCATCCGTCCACATGA
- a CDS encoding SGNH hydrolase domain-containing protein codes for MKRADIEGLRAVAVGMVVLGHCGVPVLAGGYVGVDVFFVVSGFLITSLLSRELDETGRISIGGFYARRALRLLPAATLVLVATLLACRVWLSPVRFPEYAWDGVSSAFYAVNFRLAVIGTDYLAQAGPASPFQHFWSLAVEEQFYLLWPLLIWIVWRPGRSRAYLVGLLFVLCGASFAVSVAETARSASFAYFGSHTRAWELGCGALLALVPLRRIPGRVAGPMSWAGLASVVPAGLLFDTTTPFPGYLALLPVAGSMMVIAGGAVADRRGAGLVLGRAPLVRVGGVSYSWYLWHWPFVVIGPRALGLSPSVPLHLALSVVSLGVAAVTLLAVENPLRFHRGLRGRPGRGAGLGAALSGGTAVLCLLAIGVPQQVAAGRPAPDLGARLSVSTDPAADLRAALAEPPSELPANLKPALTEVRSTASPVYRDGCHLGYESDWSPPCVYGDLRSRTTVVLFGDSHAAQWFPALEKLALERRWRLVSLTKAWCKVAAVTTIRSGRPYASCDRWRKKALTRIAGLRPAMVVMSSSDDGTLAAKPRDPHKAWVTGFRETFRAVAAAGAKPVVVMDTPWPMGDAPECVAAHPSRLARCANHLPGAIEDQSRRDALTEAAADTGATPIDPTHWLCSMAGLCPPVVRDTLVYRDDSHMTEQYAESLAPVLAPLLPSLRVP; via the coding sequence GTGAAGCGTGCCGACATCGAGGGGCTGCGGGCCGTCGCGGTCGGGATGGTGGTGCTGGGGCATTGCGGTGTGCCGGTGCTGGCCGGGGGATATGTCGGGGTTGATGTGTTCTTCGTGGTCTCCGGGTTTCTGATCACTTCCCTGTTGTCCAGGGAGTTGGATGAGACCGGCAGGATCTCGATCGGGGGGTTCTACGCGCGGCGCGCGCTGCGGCTGTTGCCTGCGGCCACACTCGTGCTTGTCGCCACTCTCCTCGCGTGCCGGGTGTGGCTGTCGCCTGTGCGGTTCCCGGAGTACGCCTGGGACGGGGTGAGCAGCGCGTTCTACGCGGTCAACTTCCGGCTCGCGGTCATCGGTACCGACTATCTGGCGCAGGCGGGGCCGGCCTCGCCGTTCCAGCATTTCTGGTCGCTGGCGGTGGAGGAACAGTTCTACCTGCTGTGGCCGCTGCTGATCTGGATCGTGTGGCGGCCGGGCCGGAGCCGCGCGTACCTGGTGGGCTTGCTGTTCGTGCTGTGCGGAGCTTCGTTCGCGGTGAGCGTCGCCGAGACCGCCAGGTCGGCGTCCTTCGCCTACTTCGGCTCGCACACGCGGGCCTGGGAGCTCGGGTGCGGAGCGCTCCTCGCGCTGGTTCCCTTGCGCCGGATCCCGGGCCGGGTGGCGGGGCCGATGAGCTGGGCCGGTCTCGCGTCCGTCGTGCCGGCGGGGCTGCTGTTCGACACGACCACGCCGTTTCCCGGGTATCTCGCGCTGCTGCCGGTGGCAGGCTCCATGATGGTCATCGCGGGTGGGGCCGTGGCGGATCGGCGGGGTGCCGGGCTGGTGCTGGGCCGTGCTCCGCTGGTCCGGGTCGGTGGGGTCTCCTATTCCTGGTATCTGTGGCACTGGCCTTTCGTCGTGATCGGGCCGAGGGCCCTGGGGCTCTCGCCGTCGGTGCCGCTCCACCTCGCGTTGAGCGTCGTCAGTCTGGGGGTCGCGGCGGTCACCCTGCTCGCGGTCGAGAATCCGCTGCGGTTCCACCGGGGGCTCCGCGGCCGTCCCGGCCGGGGGGCCGGTCTCGGCGCCGCGCTGTCCGGGGGGACGGCCGTGCTCTGCCTGCTCGCGATCGGCGTCCCCCAGCAGGTCGCGGCCGGACGGCCCGCACCCGATCTCGGCGCTCGGCTGTCCGTCTCCACCGACCCGGCGGCCGACCTGCGGGCCGCGCTGGCCGAGCCGCCGTCGGAGCTGCCCGCCAACCTGAAGCCGGCGCTCACCGAGGTGCGGTCCACCGCGTCCCCGGTGTACCGGGACGGGTGCCACCTGGGTTACGAAAGCGACTGGAGTCCCCCCTGCGTGTACGGGGATCTCCGGTCGCGGACGACCGTGGTGCTCTTCGGCGACTCCCATGCCGCTCAGTGGTTCCCGGCCTTGGAGAAGCTCGCTCTGGAGCGGCGCTGGAGGCTCGTCTCGCTGACCAAGGCCTGGTGCAAGGTCGCCGCGGTCACGACCATCAGGAGCGGCCGGCCTTACGCCTCCTGCGACCGGTGGCGGAAGAAGGCGCTCACGCGGATCGCCGGGCTGCGTCCGGCGATGGTGGTCATGTCGTCGTCGGACGACGGAACGCTCGCGGCGAAGCCCAGGGATCCGCACAAGGCGTGGGTCACCGGCTTCCGTGAGACGTTCCGCGCGGTCGCCGCCGCCGGAGCGAAGCCGGTCGTGGTGATGGACACCCCCTGGCCCATGGGGGACGCGCCGGAGTGCGTGGCCGCTCACCCGTCGCGGCTGGCCCGCTGCGCCAACCACCTGCCCGGCGCCATCGAGGACCAGAGCCGCCGCGACGCGCTCACCGAGGCCGCCGCGGACACAGGCGCGACACCGATCGACCCGACCCACTGGCTGTGCTCCATGGCGGGCCTCTGCCCTCCGGTGGTCAGGGACACCCTCGTCTACCGCGACGACAGCCACATGACCGAGCAGTACGCCGAGTCGCTCGCCCCCGTCCTGGCTCCGCTCCTCCCGTCCCTCCGAGTGCCTTGA